A genomic segment from Tuwongella immobilis encodes:
- a CDS encoding RluA family pseudouridine synthase, translated as MTLPEPWTITDETAGVTLAAALRAQLPDQSWSQLKRLIEGRRVTIDDALCMDPARRVKTGEQIALRNKPIELEREATIDGLTIRYFDEHLIVVEKPSGISTVRHPAELEWNERRRGLSPTLDDLTQGALGQRLRRDPSSLQRLRIVQRLDKETSGLVVFARSIDAERELGRQFREHTVLRRYLAIVPGRVVPQVFRSHFVRDRGDGRRGSTTLPNIGKLAITHISIFEQLPNYTILECRLETGKTHQIRIHLSEAGHPVCGEPVYNRRINGDPIPDASDAPRLALHARELGFVHPISGLEMRWEMPLPPDLQAFVERLRGDTPLSQPLPTTRTEAIVPPRSAMTESATNPDSRPNNRPNRGVDNRPDIRREPRAEASEIARPKPRPAAGNRPGNSVRPVPTIRRAEAPRSRPLDQPPREDGNAAPAPRPRGPRINSERPPRDRRDAPRDDPRDDQATERPRGPRPNRRDLPPISPDETPRSDRAPRPPREERGDRPRRTDRRTESRTGERTERSGDAARADRPRSQSRPPRPTRTSDRERDRDTPPEVIPSEARRPRPPRADRPNRGQDGERPRTDRPSGERRTSRRTDDRPPRGDRPSRDNRENRPPRADRPRDDRPRSERPRTERPRAERPNSDRPPTDRPRTERPRDDRPRTERPRAERTGDAKPRSGDVRRGKPPRPSGDGAPPTPRQGPRPTPRPRKRPQ; from the coding sequence ATGACTCTCCCGGAACCCTGGACCATCACCGACGAAACTGCCGGCGTAACCCTTGCTGCCGCCCTGCGCGCCCAACTTCCCGATCAATCGTGGAGCCAACTGAAACGGCTCATCGAAGGCCGCCGCGTCACCATCGACGATGCCCTGTGTATGGACCCCGCTCGCCGGGTCAAAACGGGCGAACAAATTGCCCTGCGCAACAAGCCGATCGAACTCGAACGCGAAGCCACCATCGATGGCCTGACCATCCGCTACTTCGATGAACATCTGATTGTCGTCGAAAAGCCGTCCGGCATCAGCACCGTTCGCCACCCCGCCGAACTGGAATGGAACGAGCGGCGGCGCGGACTTTCTCCCACGCTCGACGATTTGACGCAAGGGGCGTTGGGCCAACGACTTCGGCGCGATCCGTCCTCGCTTCAACGCCTGCGAATCGTGCAACGGCTGGACAAAGAAACCAGCGGCCTGGTCGTCTTCGCTCGTTCGATTGATGCCGAGCGCGAACTCGGTCGGCAATTCCGCGAGCATACCGTGCTGCGTCGCTATCTGGCGATTGTGCCGGGCCGCGTCGTGCCGCAAGTCTTTCGCTCGCATTTCGTTCGGGATCGCGGCGATGGTCGGCGTGGCAGCACCACCCTGCCGAATATCGGCAAACTGGCCATCACACACATTAGCATCTTTGAGCAACTGCCCAACTACACGATCCTCGAATGTCGGCTGGAAACCGGCAAAACTCATCAAATTCGCATTCACTTATCCGAAGCGGGCCACCCCGTTTGCGGCGAGCCGGTGTACAACCGCCGAATCAACGGCGATCCCATCCCCGATGCCAGCGATGCCCCGCGATTGGCACTGCACGCCCGCGAACTGGGATTCGTACACCCCATTTCCGGATTGGAAATGCGCTGGGAGATGCCGCTGCCGCCCGATTTGCAGGCGTTTGTCGAACGATTGCGGGGCGACACCCCGCTTTCGCAACCGCTGCCAACCACACGCACCGAAGCGATTGTTCCGCCGCGTTCGGCAATGACCGAATCCGCCACAAATCCCGATAGCCGCCCGAATAACCGACCCAATCGCGGCGTGGATAACCGCCCGGATATTCGCCGTGAACCCCGCGCGGAAGCGTCGGAAATCGCACGGCCTAAGCCACGGCCCGCTGCCGGGAATCGTCCCGGAAATTCCGTCCGCCCCGTGCCGACGATTCGCCGGGCAGAAGCACCGCGTTCGCGCCCGTTGGATCAACCGCCGCGTGAGGATGGGAATGCCGCTCCCGCTCCGCGTCCGCGCGGTCCACGCATCAACTCCGAACGGCCGCCGCGTGACCGACGCGATGCCCCACGCGATGACCCACGCGATGACCAAGCGACCGAACGCCCGCGCGGCCCGCGTCCGAATCGTCGGGATCTCCCGCCGATTTCGCCCGACGAAACACCGCGTTCGGACCGTGCACCGCGACCGCCACGCGAGGAGCGAGGCGACCGGCCCCGCCGCACCGATCGTCGCACAGAGAGTCGCACAGGGGAACGCACGGAGCGTTCTGGCGATGCCGCACGTGCCGATCGCCCCCGTTCGCAATCCCGGCCGCCGCGTCCGACTCGCACCAGTGATCGTGAACGCGACCGCGACACGCCACCTGAGGTGATTCCGAGCGAAGCGCGTCGTCCACGTCCGCCCCGCGCTGACCGGCCGAACCGCGGTCAAGACGGGGAGCGTCCACGAACGGATCGACCAAGCGGGGAGCGTCGCACGAGCCGTCGCACCGACGATCGACCACCGCGCGGCGACCGCCCAAGCCGTGACAATCGGGAGAATCGCCCCCCGCGTGCCGACCGGCCTCGCGATGATCGCCCCCGTTCGGAACGACCCCGCACCGAACGGCCGCGTGCCGAACGACCGAATTCCGACCGGCCCCCGACAGACCGCCCCCGCACCGAACGGCCTCGCGATGATCGCCCTCGCACCGAACGGCCGCGTGCCGAACGAACCGGAGATGCGAAGCCGCGTTCGGGAGACGTTCGCCGAGGGAAACCACCGCGTCCAAGTGGGGATGGCGCACCACCGACGCCGCGTCAAGGTCCACGGCCCACGCCGCGACCGCGCAAACGCCCACAATAA